From the Hymenobacter yonginensis genome, one window contains:
- a CDS encoding reprolysin-like metallopeptidase: MASAQRVLWADATGAQPAARSATQALRQYRAVTVQLPAMRDALATAPREAGSGARNSGTVVSLPLPDGTSQRFRIVQVPVMLPELAAKYPQIRTYEAQGIDDPAATARLDVSPAGFHAMIMSGSRTVFIDPAETGSNTHLVFDRTAMNKDNVRFECLTPGASSAAGTVLAPPLRVAVPNGATLRTYRLAVSCTGEYAVAVCAPAAPTTALTLSKMVTSVNRVSGVYEKEVAARLVLVPKNDTLVFLDGTTDPFTNSSSTTLLTENQTVVTARIGQANYDIGHIFATGDGGVAQLRSLCATTGKARGMTGRPAPFGDAFDIDYVAHEIGHQFGGNHTFNGTVGSCAGGNRSANAAYEPGSGTTIMAYAGICGTDNTQPNSDPYFHSYSFDELVAHMTNGGNCGVNTATGNNAPVVNAGANYAIPLSTPFELTGSATDANSDPLTYCWEQFNLGPGGAPNSPTGNAPIFRVFSPVTSPTRTFPATLTPAGTPGALLTNVQVRGEILPSYARKLIFRLVARDNRVGGGGVDYDSMNVAVIGTAGPFLVTLPNTSAASWQAGAPQQVAWDVANTTAAPINAANVDVLLSTDGGRTFPTVLQANTPNDGYTVVTVPTSVAATTTARIKVKAAGNVFFDLSNQDFTITNSGQPTFFLAPTAAQIPAICPGAGFSFPLAIGQIQSFSGAVALSAANLPAGVTVSYDNNAPAAGTTVQATVNVAAGTAGGNYTISLTGVSGSITQTQQFTFTVLPSATATAVPVSPVSAQRVGPRPRLTWNAVPNATTYEVQVATDAAFSNVLLTQANIAATNFTVATLPLTTGTTYFWRVRGVSPCSTAPYSAAASFLVGSVTCAPIAATQVPVSIPFGTTPTVTSTINVQNAERVGNIRIRNLAITHPNVGELTISLTNPAGRTVVLLANVCPGTADLNVNLSDDAATAVTCPLASGATVRPANSFAPLLNDPANGNWTLTISDNNASNGGQLTGWSLELCTLAELPAAPSTLLTLLNGVTNNRANVNLVWADNSNNETGFQIERTGANNNTFALLTTVAPNTTFFADQIAGANGTYCYRIRAINTTGNSVYTNESCVNITTLSSQNAALLRGVEVFPNPSTGQFQVSVDNAQRGLVTLRVTDAVGRTVSSIALNKGGAPLKHSLDLSKLSTGVYQLHLDMPEGTAVVRLLKQ; encoded by the coding sequence ATGGCCTCCGCCCAACGCGTGCTGTGGGCCGATGCCACCGGCGCCCAGCCGGCCGCCCGCTCTGCCACGCAGGCCCTGCGCCAGTACCGGGCCGTTACGGTGCAGCTGCCGGCCATGCGCGATGCCCTGGCCACCGCCCCCCGCGAGGCCGGCTCCGGCGCGCGCAACTCCGGCACCGTGGTGTCGCTGCCGCTGCCGGATGGCACCTCGCAGCGCTTTCGCATCGTGCAGGTGCCTGTGATGCTGCCCGAGCTGGCCGCTAAATACCCGCAGATCCGCACCTACGAAGCCCAGGGCATCGACGATCCGGCGGCCACGGCCCGCCTGGACGTGTCGCCGGCCGGCTTCCACGCCATGATTATGAGCGGCAGCCGGACGGTGTTCATCGACCCCGCGGAAACCGGCAGCAACACCCACCTGGTGTTCGACCGCACGGCCATGAACAAGGACAACGTGCGCTTTGAGTGCCTCACGCCGGGCGCCAGCAGCGCGGCCGGCACGGTGTTGGCGCCGCCGCTGCGCGTGGCCGTGCCCAACGGCGCCACGCTGCGCACCTACCGCCTGGCCGTGTCCTGCACCGGCGAATACGCGGTAGCCGTGTGCGCTCCGGCCGCCCCCACCACGGCCCTGACGCTGTCGAAGATGGTGACGTCGGTGAACCGCGTGAGCGGGGTGTATGAGAAGGAAGTAGCCGCCCGCCTGGTGCTGGTGCCCAAGAATGACACCCTGGTGTTCCTCGACGGCACCACCGACCCGTTCACTAACAGCTCGTCCACGACGCTGCTGACAGAAAACCAGACGGTAGTGACGGCCCGCATCGGCCAGGCTAACTACGACATCGGCCACATCTTCGCCACCGGCGACGGGGGCGTGGCCCAGCTGCGCAGCCTGTGCGCCACCACCGGCAAGGCCCGCGGCATGACCGGCCGGCCCGCACCGTTCGGGGATGCTTTCGACATCGACTACGTGGCCCACGAAATCGGCCACCAGTTTGGCGGCAACCACACCTTCAACGGTACGGTAGGCTCCTGCGCCGGCGGCAACCGCTCGGCTAACGCGGCCTACGAGCCTGGCTCCGGCACCACCATCATGGCCTATGCCGGCATCTGCGGCACCGACAACACGCAGCCCAACTCCGACCCGTATTTCCATTCCTACAGCTTCGATGAGCTGGTAGCGCACATGACCAACGGCGGCAACTGCGGCGTGAACACCGCTACCGGCAACAACGCCCCCGTGGTGAATGCCGGCGCCAACTACGCCATTCCGCTCAGCACCCCGTTTGAGCTGACCGGCTCAGCCACCGACGCCAACAGCGACCCACTTACCTACTGCTGGGAACAGTTCAACCTCGGCCCCGGCGGCGCGCCTAACTCGCCCACCGGCAACGCGCCGATTTTCCGCGTTTTCTCGCCCGTAACTTCGCCTACGCGCACTTTCCCGGCTACGCTCACGCCGGCCGGCACCCCCGGTGCTTTGCTGACCAACGTGCAGGTGCGGGGCGAAATTCTGCCCTCGTATGCCCGCAAGCTCATCTTCCGCCTCGTAGCCCGCGACAACCGCGTAGGCGGGGGCGGGGTTGACTACGACTCGATGAACGTGGCTGTAATCGGCACGGCTGGTCCGTTCCTGGTGACGCTGCCAAACACGTCGGCAGCCTCGTGGCAGGCCGGCGCGCCGCAGCAGGTAGCCTGGGACGTGGCCAACACCACGGCCGCGCCCATCAACGCCGCCAACGTAGACGTGCTGCTCTCCACCGACGGCGGCCGCACGTTCCCGACGGTGCTGCAAGCCAACACCCCGAACGATGGCTACACCGTGGTAACGGTGCCGACCTCGGTAGCAGCCACCACCACGGCCCGCATCAAGGTGAAAGCCGCTGGCAACGTATTCTTCGACCTGTCCAACCAGGATTTCACCATCACCAACTCGGGTCAGCCCACGTTCTTCCTAGCGCCTACGGCCGCTCAGATTCCGGCCATCTGCCCCGGCGCTGGCTTCTCGTTCCCGCTGGCTATCGGCCAGATTCAGTCGTTCAGCGGCGCGGTAGCCCTGTCGGCTGCCAACCTGCCCGCCGGTGTTACGGTTTCCTACGACAACAACGCCCCAGCCGCCGGTACCACCGTGCAGGCGACCGTGAACGTGGCAGCCGGCACCGCCGGTGGCAACTACACCATCTCGCTGACGGGTGTGAGCGGCAGCATCACCCAGACGCAGCAGTTCACCTTCACGGTGCTGCCAAGCGCCACGGCCACGGCCGTACCAGTTAGCCCGGTTAGCGCTCAGCGCGTAGGCCCCCGCCCCCGCCTGACCTGGAACGCCGTGCCCAATGCCACCACCTACGAGGTGCAGGTAGCCACCGACGCCGCTTTCAGCAACGTACTGCTCACGCAGGCCAACATTGCCGCCACCAACTTCACGGTAGCCACGCTGCCCCTGACCACGGGCACCACCTATTTCTGGCGGGTGCGGGGCGTGAGCCCCTGCAGCACGGCTCCGTATTCGGCCGCGGCTTCGTTCCTGGTAGGCTCCGTAACCTGCGCGCCGATTGCCGCCACGCAGGTTCCCGTGAGCATTCCGTTCGGCACGACGCCTACGGTGACGTCGACCATAAACGTGCAGAACGCCGAGCGCGTGGGCAACATCCGTATCCGCAACCTGGCCATCACCCACCCCAACGTGGGTGAACTGACCATTTCGCTGACCAACCCCGCTGGCCGGACGGTAGTGCTGCTGGCCAACGTATGCCCCGGCACCGCCGACCTGAACGTGAACCTGAGCGACGATGCGGCCACGGCCGTGACCTGCCCACTGGCCAGCGGCGCCACGGTGCGCCCAGCCAACTCGTTTGCCCCGCTGCTCAACGACCCCGCCAACGGCAACTGGACGCTGACTATCTCGGACAACAACGCCAGCAACGGCGGCCAGCTGACCGGCTGGAGCCTAGAGCTGTGCACGCTGGCTGAGCTGCCGGCTGCTCCTTCTACTCTGCTCACGCTGCTCAACGGCGTGACCAACAACCGCGCAAACGTGAACCTAGTGTGGGCCGACAACTCCAACAACGAAACCGGCTTCCAGATTGAGCGCACCGGCGCCAACAACAACACGTTCGCGCTGCTGACCACCGTGGCCCCCAACACCACGTTCTTCGCCGACCAGATTGCTGGCGCTAACGGTACCTACTGCTACCGCATTCGGGCCATCAATACTACCGGCAACTCGGTATACACCAACGAAAGCTGCGTGAATATCACGACGCTCTCCAGCCAGAACGCGGCCCTGCTGCGCGGCGTGGAGGTGTTCCCGAACCCGAGCACCGGCCAGTTCCAGGTGAGCGTCGACAATGCCCAGCGCGGCCTCGTTACGCTGCGCGTGACGGATGCCGTAGGCCGCACCGTAAGCAGCATTGCCCTCAACAAAGGCGGCGCTCCGCTCAAGCACTCCCTCGACCTGAGCAAGCTCAGCACCGGTGTCTACCAGCTCCACCTCGACATGCCGGAAGGCACCGCCGTGGTGCGCCTGCTGAAACAGTAG